A genomic region of Branchiostoma lanceolatum isolate klBraLanc5 chromosome 4, klBraLanc5.hap2, whole genome shotgun sequence contains the following coding sequences:
- the LOC136433976 gene encoding kynurenine 3-monooxygenase-like isoform X2: protein MEKQKSVAVVGGGLVGAMNACYLSSRGFKVDLYEARQDIRTMEIVRGRSINLALSCRGRQALKKVGLEDQVVEDGIPMYARMIHDLNGTLRPIPYGKSDQYIMSVDRRKLNETLLTAAEERPDVTLHFQHKLISCDLEKGKLSFKMNGGADVEVTSDLIMGNDGAYSAIRKHMVKRPRFNYSQEYIPHGYMELTVPPHNGEFAMAINYLHIWPRNEYMMIALPNQDKSFTLTLFMPFDMFDQIKTGDDVMRFFMEKFPDSVPLIGEESLKETYFKLPPLPLVSVKCSPYHVLDKAVIMGDAAHAMVPFYGQGMNCGFEDCLVFDEIMEELGNDLSKVLPEFSVVRSPDAHAICDLAMYNYIEMRESVNSRWFLMRKKVDACLHAIMPRVFIPLYTMVSFSRIRYHVVINKARKQDVLVDNSIQALMALTAVGGGYLTAVAISRNFNINSITDWFHNIADQILK from the exons ATGGAGAAACAGAAGAGTGTTGCCGTGGTTGGGGGAGGACTG GTTGGAGCCATGAACGCCTGCTACCTGTCCAGCAGGGGCTTCAAGGTGGATCTGTATGAGGCCAGACAAG ATATCCGTACGATGGAGATCGTGCGAGGTCGCAGCATCAACTTGGCCTTGTCCTGCAGAGGAAGACAGGCGCTGAAGAAAGTGGGACTGGAAGATCAGGTTGTTGAGGATGGCATTCCCATGTACGCCCGGATGATCCATGATCTAAATGGGACACTGAGACCTATACCGTATGGCAAGTCTGACCAG TACATCATGTCTGTGGACAGGAGGAAGCTGAATGAGACACTCCTAACAG CTGCAGAGGAGAGGCCTGATGTCACCCTGCACTTCCAGCACAAGCTGATCAGCTGTGACCTTGAGAAGGGGAAGTTAAGCTTCAAAAT GAACGGTGGTGCGGATGTTGAGGTGACATCAGACCTGATCATGGGGAACGACGGGGCGTATTCCGCCATCAGGAAACACATGGTGAAGCGACCCAGGTTCAACTACAGCCAGGAATACATACCACACGGGTACATGGAGCTGACTGTACCACCACACAATGGGGAG TTTGCAATGGCCATCAACTATCTGCACATCTGGCCCCGGAACGAGTATATGATGATCGCTCTACCAAACCAG GACAAGTCCTTCACCCTGACCCTCTTCATGCCCTTTGACATGTTCGACCAGATTAAGACGGGAGACGATGTCATGAGGTTCTTCATGGAGAAGTTCCCAGACTCCGTCCCACTGATCGGAGA GGAGAGCCTGAAGGAAACCTACTTCAAACTACCCCCACTGCCGCTGGTTTCTGTCAAG TGCTCCCCGTATCACGTATTGGACAAGGCCGTCATCATGGGGGACGCTGCCCACGCTATGGTGCCCTTCTATGGGCAGGGCATGAACTGT GGGTTTGAGGACTGTCTTGTATTTGATGAGATAATGGAGGAGCTTGGTAATGACTTGA GCAAGGTCCTCCCAGAGTTCTCCGTGGTCCGATCACCCGACGCTCACGCCATCTGTGACCTGGCCATGTACAACTACATCGAG ATGAGGGAGTCTGTGAACTCCAGGTGGTTCCTGATGAGGAAGAAGGTTGATGCCTGTCTGCACGCCATCATGCCCAGGGTCTTCATCCCCCTCTACACCATG GTTTCCTTCTCCAGAATCAGGTACCATGTCGTCATCAACAAGGCAAGGAAGCAGGATGTG CTGGTAGACAACTCTATCCAGGCCCTAATGGCTCTGActgctgtgggaggggggtacctCACTGCGGTTGCCATCAGTCGAAACTTCAACATCAACAGCATCACAGACTGGTTCCATAACATTGCTGACCAAATACTTAAGTAG
- the LOC136433976 gene encoding kynurenine 3-monooxygenase-like isoform X1: protein MEKQKSVAVVGGGLVGAMNACYLSSRGFKVDLYEARQDIRTMEIVRGRSINLALSCRGRQALKKVGLEDQVVEDGIPMYARMIHDLNGTLRPIPYGKSDQYIMSVDRRKLNETLLTAAEERPDVTLHFQHKLISCDLEKGKLSFKIAPAHDDDSRGQVYERNGGADVEVTSDLIMGNDGAYSAIRKHMVKRPRFNYSQEYIPHGYMELTVPPHNGEFAMAINYLHIWPRNEYMMIALPNQDKSFTLTLFMPFDMFDQIKTGDDVMRFFMEKFPDSVPLIGEESLKETYFKLPPLPLVSVKCSPYHVLDKAVIMGDAAHAMVPFYGQGMNCGFEDCLVFDEIMEELGNDLSKVLPEFSVVRSPDAHAICDLAMYNYIEMRESVNSRWFLMRKKVDACLHAIMPRVFIPLYTMVSFSRIRYHVVINKARKQDVLVDNSIQALMALTAVGGGYLTAVAISRNFNINSITDWFHNIADQILK from the exons ATGGAGAAACAGAAGAGTGTTGCCGTGGTTGGGGGAGGACTG GTTGGAGCCATGAACGCCTGCTACCTGTCCAGCAGGGGCTTCAAGGTGGATCTGTATGAGGCCAGACAAG ATATCCGTACGATGGAGATCGTGCGAGGTCGCAGCATCAACTTGGCCTTGTCCTGCAGAGGAAGACAGGCGCTGAAGAAAGTGGGACTGGAAGATCAGGTTGTTGAGGATGGCATTCCCATGTACGCCCGGATGATCCATGATCTAAATGGGACACTGAGACCTATACCGTATGGCAAGTCTGACCAG TACATCATGTCTGTGGACAGGAGGAAGCTGAATGAGACACTCCTAACAG CTGCAGAGGAGAGGCCTGATGTCACCCTGCACTTCCAGCACAAGCTGATCAGCTGTGACCTTGAGAAGGGGAAGTTAAGCTTCAAAAT AGCACCGGCTCATGATGATGACAGTCGTGGCCAGGTTTACGAGAG GAACGGTGGTGCGGATGTTGAGGTGACATCAGACCTGATCATGGGGAACGACGGGGCGTATTCCGCCATCAGGAAACACATGGTGAAGCGACCCAGGTTCAACTACAGCCAGGAATACATACCACACGGGTACATGGAGCTGACTGTACCACCACACAATGGGGAG TTTGCAATGGCCATCAACTATCTGCACATCTGGCCCCGGAACGAGTATATGATGATCGCTCTACCAAACCAG GACAAGTCCTTCACCCTGACCCTCTTCATGCCCTTTGACATGTTCGACCAGATTAAGACGGGAGACGATGTCATGAGGTTCTTCATGGAGAAGTTCCCAGACTCCGTCCCACTGATCGGAGA GGAGAGCCTGAAGGAAACCTACTTCAAACTACCCCCACTGCCGCTGGTTTCTGTCAAG TGCTCCCCGTATCACGTATTGGACAAGGCCGTCATCATGGGGGACGCTGCCCACGCTATGGTGCCCTTCTATGGGCAGGGCATGAACTGT GGGTTTGAGGACTGTCTTGTATTTGATGAGATAATGGAGGAGCTTGGTAATGACTTGA GCAAGGTCCTCCCAGAGTTCTCCGTGGTCCGATCACCCGACGCTCACGCCATCTGTGACCTGGCCATGTACAACTACATCGAG ATGAGGGAGTCTGTGAACTCCAGGTGGTTCCTGATGAGGAAGAAGGTTGATGCCTGTCTGCACGCCATCATGCCCAGGGTCTTCATCCCCCTCTACACCATG GTTTCCTTCTCCAGAATCAGGTACCATGTCGTCATCAACAAGGCAAGGAAGCAGGATGTG CTGGTAGACAACTCTATCCAGGCCCTAATGGCTCTGActgctgtgggaggggggtacctCACTGCGGTTGCCATCAGTCGAAACTTCAACATCAACAGCATCACAGACTGGTTCCATAACATTGCTGACCAAATACTTAAGTAG